Within the Pseudorasbora parva isolate DD20220531a chromosome 20, ASM2467924v1, whole genome shotgun sequence genome, the region ATACAACAAGaaagaaacatttagaaatgaaaGAGTTAGAAAGTTTGGTAGACTTGATCAATTTTTGCTTTCTGGgggacccctgggggtccccgtACCACAGTTTGCAAACCCCTGGCTTAGATAACAGTAaggcaaaaataaatacattttaatttgattaaatgacAGCATGTGTCTCACCTGAGCGGTGGCGCTCTAGTCCTCTGCTCTGTCCGAGGCACAGCTCTCCCTGTGTGCTGTTACATGCTGTACTCAGATCCGTTTTGCAGTAAGACGGCGAGCCAGTCTGCACAACCTGAGGGATGTGTTTCTTTCTCTTCTTCGGGAGCTTCTGTTTGGCCATGGCTAGTGAGTAGTACATGCCAAAGTTATTGACGATGACAGGCACCGGCATAGCTATCGTAAGCACGCCGGCGAGGGCGCACAGCGCGCCCACAACCATTCCAGACCACGTTTGGGGGTACATGTCTCCGTAACCCAAAGTGGTCATCGTGACCACAGCCCACCAAAAGCCAATGGGGATGTTCTTGAACATAGTGTGGTGGCTGGCTGTAGGGTCGTTCGGACTGGCTCCGATCCGCTCGGCGTAGTAGATCATGGTGGCGAAGATGAGCACGCCCAACGCCAGGAAGATGATGAGGAGCAGGAACTCGTTTGTGCTCGCACGGAGTGTGTGTCCCAGTACTCGAAGGCCCACGAAGTGGCGAGTCAACTTGAAGATCCGCAAGATGCGCACAAACCGCACCACCCGCAAAAAGCCCAAAACATCTTTGGCCGCTTTGGAGGAAAGTCCGCTCAATCCGACCTCCAAGTAAAACGGCAAAATTGCCACGAAGTCTATGATATTAAGGACGCTCTTGACGAACTCGAGCTTATCCGGACTGAACGTCACGCGCACCAGGAACTCGAAAGTGAACCACAAAACGCAAACTCCCTCCACGTAGGTGAGCGCCGGATCCGTCTCGATCTCGTACTGCTGACTGTCGTTGCGAAACACGTCCGTCTTGTTGATAATCGTGTTGAAGGCCTCGTGGGTCTCCAGGCAGAAGGTTGTGATGGAAACCAGGATGAAGAACAAGGAGGCGAATGCAATAAACTgggaagagaaagagagagacggAGAAGTGAGTGCAGTTTCAAACAACGCAACTATATTTACGAGGTCAGCTCTTGTTTAGCTTGAATGGCGCTGACATCCATTAGCAACTGTTTGTAGGCTGCGAGCTCTCAGTCTTTATACTGTTATTCAGTGTCCATttgtccttgtttttatttgttgagCCTTAAAAATGCTGTGTTTTCAGTGAAGGCGACACATATTTCTATGAAAGCCTGTGAAAGCTTTGCCAAGCTGTGTTGGGGAAACTGTCACTATTTGGGATGGCCAATATGCTTTCATACAAAATATAGCCAAAACATGTAACTTATATAACTTCTATAACTAGTCAATTATATATCAGAAATTTCC harbors:
- the kcnc2 gene encoding potassium voltage-gated channel subfamily C member 2 isoform X2, coding for MGKFDDHERVILNVGGTRHETYRTTLKTLPGTRLALLASESDLESVLDQLQQVPGFIEYNARSNEYFFDRHPGVFAYVLNYYRTGKLHCPADVCGPLFEEELSFWGIDETDVEPCCWMTYRQHRDAEEALDVFEMNVDNDEDDEYGKRLGIEDVVSADGTVSRWRKWQPVVWNLFEDPYSSRAARFIAFASLFFILVSITTFCLETHEAFNTIINKTDVFRNDSQQYEIETDPALTYVEGVCVLWFTFEFLVRVTFSPDKLEFVKSVLNIIDFVAILPFYLEVGLSGLSSKAAKDVLGFLRVVRFVRILRIFKLTRHFVGLRVLGHTLRASTNEFLLLIIFLALGVLIFATMIYYAERIGASPNDPTASHHTMFKNIPIGFWWAVVTMTTLGYGDMYPQTWSGMVVGALCALAGVLTIAMPVPVIVNNFGMYYSLAMAKQKLPKKRKKHIPQVVQTGSPSYCKTDLSTACNSTQGELCLGQSRGLERHRSVLSADCSAGSDITMSPEERIPMRHSSMREPDRHTEGTCFLLAASDYTCNADAAIRKTGFEKSRSLNNIAGTLRLSPVTSPCPIRRSRSPIPSIF
- the kcnc2 gene encoding potassium voltage-gated channel subfamily C member 2 isoform X1, whose protein sequence is MGKFDDHERVILNVGGTRHETYRTTLKTLPGTRLALLASESDLESVLDQLQQVPGFIEYNARSNEYFFDRHPGVFAYVLNYYRTGKLHCPADVCGPLFEEELSFWGIDETDVEPCCWMTYRQHRDAEEALDVFEMNVDNDEDDEYGKRLGIEDVVSADGTVSRWRKWQPVVWNLFEDPYSSRAARFIAFASLFFILVSITTFCLETHEAFNTIINKTDVFRNDSQQYEIETDPALTYVEGVCVLWFTFEFLVRVTFSPDKLEFVKSVLNIIDFVAILPFYLEVGLSGLSSKAAKDVLGFLRVVRFVRILRIFKLTRHFVGLRVLGHTLRASTNEFLLLIIFLALGVLIFATMIYYAERIGASPNDPTASHHTMFKNIPIGFWWAVVTMTTLGYGDMYPQTWSGMVVGALCALAGVLTIAMPVPVIVNNFGMYYSLAMAKQKLPKKRKKHIPQVVQTGSPSYCKTDLSTACNSTQGELCLGQSRGLERHRSVLSADCSAGSDITMSPEERIPMRHSSMREPDRHTEGTCFLLAASDYTCNADAAIRKTATVSPLADVQFISARDGEGGASRDSDGFDELDWTVWNRISL
- the kcnc2 gene encoding potassium voltage-gated channel subfamily C member 2 isoform X3 — translated: MGKFDDHERVILNVGGTRHETYRTTLKTLPGTRLALLASESDLESVLDQLQQVPGFIEYNARSNEYFFDRHPGVFAYVLNYYRTGKLHCPADVCGPLFEEELSFWGIDETDVEPCCWMTYRQHRDAEEALDVFEMNVDNDEDDEYGKRLGIEDVVSADGTVSRWRKWQPVVWNLFEDPYSSRAARFIAFASLFFILVSITTFCLETHEAFNTIINKTDVFRNDSQQYEIETDPALTYVEGVCVLWFTFEFLVRVTFSPDKLEFVKSVLNIIDFVAILPFYLEVGLSGLSSKAAKDVLGFLRVVRFVRILRIFKLTRHFVGLRVLGHTLRASTNEFLLLIIFLALGVLIFATMIYYAERIGASPNDPTASHHTMFKNIPIGFWWAVVTMTTLGYGDMYPQTWSGMVVGALCALAGVLTIAMPVPVIVNNFGMYYSLAMAKQKLPKKRKKHIPQVVQTGSPSYCKTDLSTACNSTQGELCLGQSRGLERHRSVLSADCSAGSDITMSPEERIPMRHSSMREPDRHTEGTCFLLAASDYTCNADAAIRKTDNCSELVFTGFSRTEGNVLS